A single region of the Salvia splendens isolate huo1 chromosome 18, SspV2, whole genome shotgun sequence genome encodes:
- the LOC121776095 gene encoding plasmodesmata-located protein 7-like, with translation MENPASQLLITLSLHIITVFFLIPAASASDSFIYGGCSQIKYAAGSQFEANLNSLLTSLVNSATYSAYNKFKIMGLAPQDVVYGLYQCRADLAMPDCATCVAEAVSRLGPLCPQACGAAVQLDGCFAKYDNVSFIGAEDKAVVAKKCGPSGGFDADQMALRDAVLAGLSRAGGPYRVGGSADVQGVAQCVGDLSNGQCQDCLTDALRQLKAECGGAVFGDMFLGKCYARYSTSGAHAYTQPNHDHSTAHSDSEKTFAIVLGLLASVALLIIFLTFLRRISNRNGK, from the exons ATGGAAAACCCTGCTTCTCAACTCCTCATCACTCTCTCCCTCCATATCATAACCGTTTTCTTCCTCATTCCGGCCGCCTCGGCTTCCGACTCCTTCATATACGGTGGGTGCTCGCAGATCAAATACGCTGCGGGCTCCCAATTCGAGGCCAACCTCAACTCCCTCCTCACCTCCCTAGTGAACTCAGCCACCTACTCCGCCTACAACAAGTTCAAGATCATGGGGTTGGCCCCACAGGACGTCGTCTACGGCCTCTACCAGTGCCGGGCCGACCTCGCCATGCCGGACTGCGCCACCTGCGTGGCCGAGGCCGTGTCCCGCCTCGGCCCCCTCTGCCCCCAGGCCTGCGGCGCCGCTGTCCAGCTCGACGGCTGCTTCGCCAAGTACGACAACGTCTCGTTCATCGGGGCCGAGGACAAGGCCGTCGTCGCCAAGAAGTGCGGCCCGTCCGGCGGGTTCGACGCCGACCAGATGGCCCTCCGAGACGCCGTGCTGGCCGGTTTGAGCCGGGCTGGCGGGCCGTACCGGGTCGGCGGGTCAGCGGATGTGCAGGGAGTGGCGCAGTGCGTTGGTGACTTGAGCAATGGGCAGTGCCAGGACTGCCTCACGGATGCCCTGCGGCAGCTCAAGGCGGAGTGCGGCGGCGCTGTTTTTGGTGACATGTTTTTGGGCAAGTGCTATGCGAGGTATTCCACCAGTGGGGCCCACGCTTATACCCAACCAAATCATG ATCATTCGACTGCTCATAGTGACTCGGAGAAGACATTTGCTATAGTTCTTGGATTATTAGCCAGTGTTGCGTTGCTCATCATCTTCCTCACTTTTCTGAGAAGGATTTCCAATCGAAATG gtaaataa